A single Phragmites australis chromosome 4, lpPhrAust1.1, whole genome shotgun sequence DNA region contains:
- the LOC133914396 gene encoding chemocyanin-like, which produces MAQGRGSAARGLALGGLLAVCLLLGAAHIAAAATHSVDWSFNADGWSQGKIFRAGDVLVFNYNPSVHNVVAVDAGGYYGCRPSGTSYSSGSDRITLGPGTSYFICSLNGHCGMGMKMVLTAS; this is translated from the exons ATGGCTCAGGGAAGGGGCAGTGCAGCGCGGGGGCTCGCCCTCGGCGGCTTGCTCGCCGTgtgcctcctcctcggcgccgcTCACatcgccgccgcggccaccCACAGCGTCGACTGGTCGTTCAACGCGGACGGCTGGTCCCAGGGCAAGATCTTCCGCGCCGGCGACGTGCTGG TGTTCAACTACAACCCCTCCGTGCACAACGTGGTGGCGGTGGACGCTGGCGGCTACTACGGATGCCGGCCCTCCGGCACGTCGTACAGCTCGGGGAGCGACCGCATCACGCTCGGCCCCGGCACGAGCTACTTCATCTGCAGCCTCAACGGCCACTGCGGGATGGGGATGAAGATGGTCCTCACGGCCAGCTGA